One genomic window of Quercus robur chromosome 6, dhQueRobu3.1, whole genome shotgun sequence includes the following:
- the LOC126688602 gene encoding protein MOS2-like, producing MMKFSLQSKKPSSSVKPKPIIKPSEDSKQVQFITEFDASSKTTQPKRPIPVIAPIENEWRPHKRMKNLELPISSSAAAAAPPLSFEAAAPDTLDDKTTISYGLTIRNNKTPKSESNGGGVHEQELPPPPPPPPPPRSGVENMMLQKLRDDLQRLPEDNGFQEFDDTPVEGFGKALLAGYGWKEGRGIGKNAKEDVEIVVQKRHTGKHGLGFVEKVDEPFRFSVGKIVRVIAGRDVGLKGRIVKVLESKSEVVLELSKSEEKVQVRLEHLAELGSKEEEICLKKLREAASNSKKRKMETTTTTTTKTTSIKASWLKSHIRVRIISKDLKGGRLYLKKGEVVDVVGPRMCDVSMDESRELIQGVSQDFLETALPRRGGPVLVLYGKHEGVFGSLVSKDLEQETAVVQDGNNHDYVNVRLDQIAEYIGDPTYLGY from the coding sequence atgatgaaattCTCTCTGCAATCCAAAAAGCCCTCTTCTTCTGTAAAACCTAAACCCATTATCAAACCCTCCGAAGATTCCAAGCAAGTTCAATTCATTACCGAATTCGACGCCTCTTCCAAAACCACCCAACCCAAAAGACCCATTCCAGTAATCGCTCCCATCGAGAACGAATGGAGACCTCACAAACGCATGAAGAATCTCGAACTCCCGATCTCCTCttccgccgccgccgccgcgcCGCCACTCTCCTTCGAGGCCGCGGCACCTGACACCCTCGATGACAAGACTACCATATCCTACGGCCTCACTATCCGCAAcaacaaaaccccaaaatccGAATCCAATGGCGGTGGCGTCCACGAACAAGAACTGCCACCTCCGCCTCCGCCTCCGCCTCCGCCTCGATCGGGTGTGGAGAACATGATGCTACAGAAGCTGAGGGATGATTTGCAGAGGTTACCTGAAGATAATGgttttcaagagtttgatgATACGCCGGTTGAGGGTTTCGGCAAGGCTTTGCTCGCCGGATACGGATGGAAAGAAGGGAGAGGGATTGGTAAGAACGCTAAAGAGGATGTGGAAATTGTTGTACAGAAGAGACACACTGGGAAGCACGGGTTAGGGTTTGTCGAGAAGGTGGACGAACCATTTAGGTTTTCTGTTGGGAAAATTGTTAGAGTAATTGCAGGGAGAGATGTGGGTTTGAAGGGTCGAATCGTTAAGGTCTTGGAGAGTAAGTCTGAGGTTGTTTTGGAGCTCTCTAAGAGTGAAGAGAAAGTGCAAGTTCGACTCGAACATCTTGCTGAATTGGGGTCTAAAGAAGAGGAGATTTGCttgaaaaaattgagagaagcAGCATCAAATTCGAAAAAGAGGAAGATGGAGACAACCACAACGACAACGACAAAGACCACTAGCATTAAGGCTTCTTGGCTTAAGAGTCACATTCGGGTTAGGATAATTAGCAAGGATTTGAAAGGGGGAAGATTGTACTTGAAGAAAGGGGAGGTTGTGGATGTAGTTGGACCGAGAATGTGTGATGTATCGATGGATGAGAGTAGGGAGTTAATCCAAGGTGTGTCACAAGACTTTCTTGAGACTGCACTGCCTCGCCGTGGGGGACCTGTTTTGGTTTTGTATGGTAAGCATGAGGGTGTGTTTGGAAGTCTTGTTAGCAAGGATTTGGAACAAGAAACTGCTGTGGTTCAGGATGGCAATAACCATGACTATGTAAATGTGCGGCTTGATCAAATTGCTGAGTATATTGGGGATCCCACCTACCTCGGATATTGA